One window of the Candidatus Microbacterium colombiense genome contains the following:
- a CDS encoding DUF2017 family protein, whose protein sequence is MDSTFLVSLAHLEGVHLVQLVDDLADLIGADRDLDDPAVARLTPSPYPDDADAAKDFATSTRDEILDRRHHDAQTVGEALREFRTDTESLPEGTALATREIVIDSADVDAWMRTLTSLRLIIATRLGITSDDDHDPDDARYGIYDWLGYRLELLIQAADEGG, encoded by the coding sequence GTGGATTCCACGTTCCTCGTCTCACTTGCACACCTGGAAGGGGTGCATCTGGTGCAGCTGGTCGACGATCTCGCCGACCTGATCGGCGCGGATCGCGATCTCGATGATCCTGCTGTCGCGCGGTTGACCCCGAGCCCGTATCCGGATGACGCGGACGCGGCGAAGGACTTCGCGACGAGCACCCGTGACGAGATCCTCGATCGCCGCCACCACGATGCGCAGACCGTCGGCGAGGCGCTGCGTGAGTTCCGCACCGACACGGAGTCGCTCCCGGAGGGCACAGCCCTCGCGACACGGGAGATCGTGATCGATTCCGCCGATGTCGACGCCTGGATGCGCACGCTCACCTCGTTGCGCCTGATCATCGCCACGCGGCTCGGCATCACCTCCGACGACGATCACGACCCCGACGACGCCCGTTACGGCATCTACGACTGGCTCGGATACCGCCTCGAACTCCTGATCCAGGCCGCCGACGAAGGCGGATGA